A genomic region of Pseudoalteromonas piscicida contains the following coding sequences:
- the miaA gene encoding tRNA (adenosine(37)-N6)-dimethylallyltransferase MiaA: protein MGPTAAGKTALAIELCQALNTEIISVDSALVYKGMDIGTAKPSAQEQAQAPHHLIDIIDPAQSYSVAEFRADAIKLIDDFHQRGKVPILVGGTMMYFKGLIEGLSPLPEADAEIRAVLEREAEQKGWPALHQQLKEIDSEAAAKISENDSQRINRALEVYRISGKTMTQLQQSKQDALPYQFHQFAIAPNDRKVLHERIEKRFKIMLDEGFKNEVLALYQRKDLHPDLPSIRCVGYRQMWEYLAGECDYNEMVFKGVAATRQLAKRQLTWLRGWQDVTWLDTDSQENLQRVLTSLS from the coding sequence ATGGGACCGACAGCAGCGGGCAAAACCGCATTGGCCATAGAGTTATGCCAAGCGTTAAATACCGAAATCATCAGTGTAGACTCGGCGTTAGTGTACAAAGGGATGGATATCGGTACGGCAAAGCCGAGCGCACAAGAGCAAGCACAGGCACCGCATCACCTAATTGATATTATTGACCCTGCACAAAGCTATTCGGTTGCTGAGTTTCGTGCTGATGCTATTAAACTAATTGATGATTTTCATCAGCGTGGCAAGGTGCCAATTTTAGTCGGTGGCACGATGATGTACTTTAAAGGCTTGATTGAAGGCCTGTCGCCATTACCAGAGGCTGATGCTGAAATCAGAGCGGTATTGGAGCGCGAAGCCGAACAAAAGGGTTGGCCTGCGCTGCATCAACAGTTAAAAGAGATTGACTCAGAAGCCGCGGCTAAAATCAGCGAAAACGATTCGCAACGCATCAACCGCGCTTTGGAAGTTTATCGCATTAGTGGTAAAACGATGACTCAATTGCAGCAAAGCAAACAGGATGCATTGCCATATCAGTTTCATCAATTTGCGATTGCGCCAAATGACCGAAAAGTCTTACATGAGCGTATAGAGAAAAGATTTAAAATAATGTTGGATGAAGGCTTTAAAAATGAAGTTTTGGCCTTATATCAACGTAAAGATTTACACCCTGATTTGCCTTCTATTCGCTGTGTCGGATATCGGCAAATGTGGGAGTATTTAGCTGGCGAGTGCGATTATAACGAAATGGTTTTCAAAGGCGTCGCAGCGACCAGACAACTGGCGAAGCGGCAATTAACTTGGCTGAGGGGGTGGCAAGATGTGACTTGGCTTGACACCGATAGTCAAGAAAACTTGCAACGTGTTCTAACTTCGCTAAGCTAA
- the hfq gene encoding RNA chaperone Hfq, which produces MAKGQSLQDPFLNVLRRERIPVSIFLVNGIKLQGKIQSFDQFVILLENTVNQMVYKHAISTVVPARAVNFQNATGSEAGDQGEEGNY; this is translated from the coding sequence ATGGCAAAAGGCCAATCTTTACAAGACCCATTTTTGAATGTCTTGCGTCGTGAGCGCATTCCTGTCTCAATTTTTTTAGTGAATGGCATTAAATTACAGGGCAAGATCCAGTCATTTGACCAATTTGTGATTTTGCTTGAAAACACAGTAAACCAAATGGTTTACAAACACGCCATCTCCACTGTGGTTCCAGCTCGTGCGGTTAACTTCCAAAATGCAACCGGAAGTGAAGCGGGCGACCAAGGTGAAGAAGGTAATTATTAA
- the hflK gene encoding FtsH protease activity modulator HflK, translating into MAWNEPGNNGNDNDPWKNRGGRDQGPPDLDEVFRKFGNKFGGIFGGKPGKGGNGGLGGAGFVFILIIAAIVWALSGIYTVKEAERGIVLQFGKFDRIAEPGLRWKATFIERVIPVDIEAVRSLSASGFMLTEDENVVSVEFEVQYRVVDPTLYRFSVTDADHSLQQALDSALRYVVGHSRMDQVLTTGREVVRQRTWEELNSIIEPYNLGLIVTDVNFKDSRPPAEVKDAFDDAIAAQEDEERFIREAEAYAKEIEPRARGQVTRMTQEAEAYRERIILESRGEVERFEKLLPEYQAAKEVTRKRLYIDAMEQVLGRSSKVLVDVEGGNNMLYLPLDKIMQSHNNASSPVRLPNQSEIEQLRQRIEGNQQQNSSVNSGGDRFNRDRFGNGR; encoded by the coding sequence ATGGCCTGGAACGAACCGGGTAATAATGGCAATGATAACGATCCGTGGAAAAACCGCGGGGGGCGGGATCAAGGCCCACCTGATCTAGATGAAGTATTCCGTAAATTTGGTAATAAATTCGGCGGTATTTTCGGCGGTAAGCCGGGGAAAGGTGGTAATGGCGGATTAGGCGGTGCTGGTTTCGTCTTTATACTTATTATCGCAGCCATCGTATGGGCACTAAGTGGTATTTACACTGTAAAAGAAGCTGAGCGCGGTATCGTGTTGCAATTTGGTAAGTTTGACCGTATTGCTGAGCCAGGTCTGCGTTGGAAAGCCACGTTCATCGAACGTGTTATTCCTGTAGATATTGAAGCGGTACGTTCATTGTCGGCGTCTGGCTTTATGCTTACGGAAGACGAAAACGTAGTAAGCGTTGAGTTTGAAGTGCAATATCGTGTTGTTGATCCAACGCTTTATCGTTTCAGTGTGACCGATGCTGACCACAGCTTACAACAAGCGCTAGACAGTGCTCTGCGTTACGTTGTGGGTCATTCTCGCATGGATCAAGTGTTAACTACGGGTCGTGAAGTGGTTCGTCAGCGCACTTGGGAAGAGCTAAACAGTATTATCGAACCATATAACCTTGGATTGATTGTTACTGACGTTAACTTTAAAGATTCTCGTCCGCCTGCAGAAGTAAAAGACGCATTTGATGATGCAATTGCTGCACAAGAAGACGAAGAGCGTTTCATTCGTGAAGCAGAAGCTTATGCGAAAGAAATTGAACCGCGTGCGCGTGGTCAAGTAACTCGTATGACGCAAGAAGCAGAAGCTTATCGCGAACGTATTATCCTTGAATCTCGAGGTGAAGTGGAGCGCTTTGAAAAGTTACTGCCAGAATACCAAGCGGCGAAAGAAGTAACGCGTAAACGCTTATATATTGATGCGATGGAGCAAGTTTTAGGTCGAAGCTCAAAGGTATTGGTTGATGTTGAAGGTGGTAATAACATGTTGTATCTACCGCTTGATAAGATTATGCAATCACATAACAATGCTTCGTCACCAGTTCGTTTACCAAATCAAAGTGAAATAGAGCAACTTCGTCAAAGGATTGAAGGTAACCAGCAGCAAAATAGTTCTGTCAATTCAGGCGGTGATAGATTTAACCGCGACAGATTTGGTAACGGGAGATAA
- the hflC gene encoding protease modulator HflC: MKNFSLLLLVTAVIMSFSGIFVVNEGQRAIVLLFSKVQKDANGDALVYEPGLHLKVPFFSQVRKLDARIQTLDGQPDRFVTSEKKDLIVDSYVKWRVNDFSAYYLRARGDKQYAETLLKQKVNNGLRTNFGSRTIKEIVSGERSELMEEALVQASESATELGIEVLDVRVKQINLPNEVSNSIYQRMRAERQAVAKEHRSEGQEKAETIRANVDRRVTVMLADAERNARAVRGQGDATAANIYAKAYNKDPEFFGFVRSLEAYKNTFKDKNDVMVLSPDSKFFDYMKDAKAQ; the protein is encoded by the coding sequence ATGAAGAATTTTAGTCTACTTCTATTAGTCACTGCCGTGATCATGTCGTTCTCTGGTATCTTTGTAGTAAACGAAGGTCAAAGAGCAATTGTACTGCTATTTAGCAAGGTACAAAAAGACGCGAATGGCGATGCTCTGGTGTATGAACCTGGCCTTCACCTGAAAGTGCCTTTCTTTAGCCAAGTACGTAAATTAGATGCACGGATCCAAACACTTGATGGTCAACCTGATCGCTTTGTAACGAGCGAGAAGAAAGACTTGATCGTGGATTCTTACGTTAAGTGGCGCGTGAATGATTTTAGTGCTTATTACCTACGTGCGCGTGGTGATAAACAGTATGCTGAAACGCTACTTAAGCAAAAGGTGAACAACGGTCTAAGAACAAACTTCGGTTCGCGTACTATTAAAGAAATAGTATCTGGTGAACGTAGCGAGCTAATGGAAGAAGCGTTAGTTCAAGCGTCTGAAAGTGCAACTGAGCTTGGGATTGAAGTACTTGATGTCCGTGTTAAGCAAATTAACCTACCTAACGAAGTAAGTAACTCAATCTACCAGCGTATGCGTGCGGAGCGTCAAGCTGTGGCGAAAGAGCACCGTTCTGAGGGTCAAGAGAAGGCGGAGACCATCCGTGCTAATGTTGATCGTCGAGTGACAGTAATGCTTGCAGATGCTGAGCGTAATGCTCGCGCGGTTCGCGGTCAAGGTGATGCAACGGCGGCAAACATTTACGCTAAAGCATATAATAAAGACCCTGAGTTTTTCGGGTTTGTTCGTTCGCTTGAAGCATATAAAAATACCTTTAAAGATAAGAATGACGTTATGGTGTTATCACCGGATAGCAAGTTCTTTGATTATATGAAGGATGCAAAAGCACAATAA
- a CDS encoding DcaP family trimeric outer membrane transporter — protein MTTNNINKKLLAVAISSLCTLPATAAEIGDTKVNYGGYIKLDAIWSDFSDGALGAQNIGRDFYVPGTTPVGVNSDSDAVFDMHARQSRFSFGTDTKLDDGSSIKTKIELDFISTSGGNERVSNSYSPRIRQAFVSYKGFLFGQAWSNFQNVSALPETLDFVGPAEGTVFVRQAMAKYTTGNWSFSIENPESTVTTADSGRVVTDDASMPDFTARYTHNADWGHIAVAALARQITYKVGGADESESSFGISASGRVNFGDNNLKFMLTQGQGLGRYVGLNVANGAVYDGNSLHAIDSTSGFIAYQHSWNEQFRSTFLYSFFNADNESDLLAVTGDPTKSSMSYSANLLYSPVKKLTFGAEYKMGTRETESGFEGDLDRLQLSVKYVF, from the coding sequence ATGACAACGAATAACATTAATAAAAAACTGCTCGCAGTTGCTATCAGTAGTCTCTGCACTCTCCCTGCCACTGCGGCTGAGATTGGCGATACTAAAGTTAACTATGGTGGTTATATCAAGCTTGATGCCATTTGGAGTGATTTTTCTGACGGCGCGCTGGGGGCGCAAAATATCGGCCGAGACTTTTACGTTCCTGGTACGACCCCGGTCGGGGTTAACTCAGATAGCGACGCAGTATTTGATATGCACGCTCGCCAATCTCGCTTTAGCTTCGGGACCGATACTAAGCTCGATGATGGCAGCAGTATCAAAACTAAAATCGAGCTAGACTTTATTTCTACATCTGGAGGAAATGAGCGTGTTAGTAACTCCTACTCACCTCGTATTCGCCAAGCCTTTGTGAGCTACAAGGGCTTCTTGTTCGGTCAAGCTTGGTCAAACTTCCAAAATGTTAGTGCGCTACCAGAGACTTTAGACTTCGTCGGCCCAGCTGAAGGCACCGTTTTCGTACGCCAAGCCATGGCTAAATACACCACGGGAAACTGGTCTTTCTCTATTGAAAACCCAGAAAGCACAGTTACCACTGCAGATAGTGGCCGTGTCGTCACTGATGACGCTAGCATGCCTGATTTCACTGCACGTTACACACACAATGCTGATTGGGGTCATATTGCGGTAGCGGCACTTGCGCGCCAAATTACCTATAAAGTCGGTGGAGCTGATGAGTCTGAAAGCTCATTTGGGATAAGTGCATCTGGTCGTGTTAATTTTGGTGACAATAACTTGAAATTTATGCTGACCCAAGGTCAAGGGCTTGGTCGTTACGTAGGCCTAAACGTTGCTAATGGCGCGGTATACGACGGTAACTCGTTACATGCAATTGACTCGACGTCGGGCTTTATCGCTTATCAACATAGCTGGAATGAACAGTTCCGCTCAACATTCTTATACTCTTTCTTTAATGCTGATAACGAAAGCGATTTGCTGGCGGTGACTGGCGATCCGACAAAATCAAGTATGAGTTACAGCGCAAACCTACTTTATTCTCCTGTGAAAAAACTTACCTTTGGTGCTGAATATAAGATGGGTACTCGGGAAACAGAAAGTGGCTTTGAAGGTGATTTAGACAGACTACAACTTTCAGTGAAGTACGTGTTTTAA